A single window of Xylocopa sonorina isolate GNS202 chromosome 5, iyXylSono1_principal, whole genome shotgun sequence DNA harbors:
- the LOC143424017 gene encoding putative RNA methyltransferase CG11342 isoform X1, which yields MHTDIRASAPKFSKMSGDGSRSPCKERQEDKTDPGASRHGNFMNYYQFHPAEERVRQLPCGVWRSAHPDRKYVGLDVGCNAGDLTFVLHDFLENALSADQPKEICLLGVDLDPILIERARERNPRPDRIVFECLDFLAEDRNRTLDEHLRRLEKSRFDVVFCFSVTMWIHLNHGDDGLVEFLRKACSIANMIVIEPQLWKCYRNASRRLRRSKGEDFPLLKTLKFTGDPVTHIERILTEFCHFRRVAVTEDNEWKRRLLIYART from the exons ATTTTCCAAAATGTCGGGGGACGGTTCTCGATCACCGTGTAAGGAAAGACAGGAAGATAAGACGGATCCGGGCGCTAGTAGGCACGGGAACTTCATGAATTATTACCAATTCCATCCTGCGGAAGAGCGCGTGCGACAACTTCCGTGTGGCGTGTGGCGGTCGGCCCATCCGGACCGGAAATACGTAGGCCTAGACGTCGGCTGTAACGCCGGG GACTTGACATTCGTGTTGCACGACTTCCTCGAGAACGCTTTATCGGCCGATCAGCCGAAGGAGATCTGCCTGCTCGGCGTGGACCTCGATCCGATCTTAATCGAGCGTGCACGGGAACGTAATCCGCGACCGGATCGTATCGTTTTTGAATGCCTCGATTTTCTGGCCGAGGATCGTAACCGGACACTGGACGAGCACCTTCGTCGGCTCGAGAAGTCACGCTTCGACGTCGTGTTCTGTTTCTCCGTTACCATGTGGATCCACTTGAACCACGGGGACGATGGGCTAGTGGAATTTCTACGAAAGGCATGCTCGATCGCGAACATGATCGTGATCGAGCCACAACTCTGGAAGTGTTACAGGAACGCCTCCAGAAGGCTAAGACGGTCGAAGGGCGAAGACTTTCCTTTGCTGAAGACGTTGAAATTCACTGGCGATCCAGTAACCCACATCGAACGTATATTGACTGAATTTTGTCACTTTCGAAGAGTTGCAGTTACCGAAGATAACGAGTGGAAGCGGAGGCTATTAATTTATGCGAGGACGTGA
- the LOC143424017 gene encoding putative RNA methyltransferase CG11342 isoform X2, giving the protein MSGDGSRSPCKERQEDKTDPGASRHGNFMNYYQFHPAEERVRQLPCGVWRSAHPDRKYVGLDVGCNAGDLTFVLHDFLENALSADQPKEICLLGVDLDPILIERARERNPRPDRIVFECLDFLAEDRNRTLDEHLRRLEKSRFDVVFCFSVTMWIHLNHGDDGLVEFLRKACSIANMIVIEPQLWKCYRNASRRLRRSKGEDFPLLKTLKFTGDPVTHIERILTEFCHFRRVAVTEDNEWKRRLLIYART; this is encoded by the exons ATGTCGGGGGACGGTTCTCGATCACCGTGTAAGGAAAGACAGGAAGATAAGACGGATCCGGGCGCTAGTAGGCACGGGAACTTCATGAATTATTACCAATTCCATCCTGCGGAAGAGCGCGTGCGACAACTTCCGTGTGGCGTGTGGCGGTCGGCCCATCCGGACCGGAAATACGTAGGCCTAGACGTCGGCTGTAACGCCGGG GACTTGACATTCGTGTTGCACGACTTCCTCGAGAACGCTTTATCGGCCGATCAGCCGAAGGAGATCTGCCTGCTCGGCGTGGACCTCGATCCGATCTTAATCGAGCGTGCACGGGAACGTAATCCGCGACCGGATCGTATCGTTTTTGAATGCCTCGATTTTCTGGCCGAGGATCGTAACCGGACACTGGACGAGCACCTTCGTCGGCTCGAGAAGTCACGCTTCGACGTCGTGTTCTGTTTCTCCGTTACCATGTGGATCCACTTGAACCACGGGGACGATGGGCTAGTGGAATTTCTACGAAAGGCATGCTCGATCGCGAACATGATCGTGATCGAGCCACAACTCTGGAAGTGTTACAGGAACGCCTCCAGAAGGCTAAGACGGTCGAAGGGCGAAGACTTTCCTTTGCTGAAGACGTTGAAATTCACTGGCGATCCAGTAACCCACATCGAACGTATATTGACTGAATTTTGTCACTTTCGAAGAGTTGCAGTTACCGAAGATAACGAGTGGAAGCGGAGGCTATTAATTTATGCGAGGACGTGA
- the LOC143424020 gene encoding uncharacterized protein LOC143424020 isoform X2, which translates to MNSASKVGEIFTAAGAAFNKLGELTMQLHPTTDSPAGSQIRTTLKKKAFEEAGVPIRQQMLSQQSSQSAVVQQQVSKQQSGNQGLMGKSAEVTLNMLNAPESEVDVEGLPDECQVKLEFEGATEEVAS; encoded by the exons ATGAACTCTGCGAGCAAG GTTGGTGAGATATTCACCGCAGCCGGTGCAGCATTCAACAAACTAGGAGAATTAACCATGCAATTGCACCCTACGACAGACTCGCCGGCAGG CTCTCAAATTCGTACGACGTTGAAAAAGAAAGCCTTTGAAGAAGCCGGCGTGCCCATCAGGCAACAAATGCTTTCTCAACAGTCGTCGCAATCGGCAGTCGTTCAACagcaagtatcgaagcaacaatctGGGAATCAAGGATTAATGGGAAAGTCGGCAGAGGTGACGCTAAACATGTTAAACGCGCCAGAATCGGAAGTGGATGTTGAAGGACTACCGGACGAGTGTCAAGTGAAGCTCGAGTTCGAAGGCGCAACGGAAGAAGTTGCTTCTTAA
- the LOC143424020 gene encoding BPTF-associated chromatin complex component 1 isoform X1, protein MNSASKVGEIFTAAGAAFNKLGELTMQLHPTTDSPAGKWTDEEIEMLRHSVKTFSEDLNKISEHIKGRTVSQIRTTLKKKAFEEAGVPIRQQMLSQQSSQSAVVQQQVSKQQSGNQGLMGKSAEVTLNMLNAPESEVDVEGLPDECQVKLEFEGATEEVAS, encoded by the exons ATGAACTCTGCGAGCAAG GTTGGTGAGATATTCACCGCAGCCGGTGCAGCATTCAACAAACTAGGAGAATTAACCATGCAATTGCACCCTACGACAGACTCGCCGGCAGG TAAATGGACTGACGAGGAAATTGAGATGCTCCGTCACTCGGTAAAGACCTTCAGTGAAGACTTGAACAAAATAAGTGAACACATCAAGGGGCGAACGGT CTCTCAAATTCGTACGACGTTGAAAAAGAAAGCCTTTGAAGAAGCCGGCGTGCCCATCAGGCAACAAATGCTTTCTCAACAGTCGTCGCAATCGGCAGTCGTTCAACagcaagtatcgaagcaacaatctGGGAATCAAGGATTAATGGGAAAGTCGGCAGAGGTGACGCTAAACATGTTAAACGCGCCAGAATCGGAAGTGGATGTTGAAGGACTACCGGACGAGTGTCAAGTGAAGCTCGAGTTCGAAGGCGCAACGGAAGAAGTTGCTTCTTAA
- the LOC143424015 gene encoding lysosomal dipeptide transporter MFSD1: MEGGILENPEITLDRIDDEIALQGFCSPKKLPYRCLGLALMCLLGFGSYFCFDNPGALQDNFKVDLQMSTSKFVLLYSIYSWPNVILCFIGGFLLDSVFGIPLGTIIYMGLTMVGQIIFATGALVNAFWVMMLGRFVFGIGAESLAVAQNSYAVLWFKGKELNMVFGLQLSFARVGSTVNFLVMEPIYNYVSQYYKGPECIGIVLFLAALTCVGSMICACLLGLMDKRAERLLRRGEGKEPEVVSLTDVKDFKPIFWLVAFICIAYYVAIFPFIALGKVFFERKYEFEPTNANTVNSLVYSISAIASPILGYLVDRTGKNVSWVFISILATIVAHGLLAFTYVNPYVCMILMGLAYSMLASSLWPLIALVTPEYQLGTAYGIAQAVQNLGLAIVSIVTGIIVDKGGYFMLEMFFLGWLWISLITSVAIWVSDITTTGGYLNMTPGQREKYEQTRPTPERLEREKLLAPESTSDLSTDDLLQTQSDINIRNRYLYRIGGMVPPNTKAPIHRPLR, translated from the exons ATGGAAGGTGGCATATTAGAAAATCCAGAGATTACTCTTGACAGGATCGACGATGAGATCGCTTTGCAAGGATTTTGTAGTCCTAAAAAGCTACCATACAGATGTCTCGGACTGGCCCTGATGTGTTTATTAGGCTTTG GTTCGTACTTCTGTTTCGACAACCCTGGCGCTTTGCAAGATAATTTTAAAGTtgacttgcagatgtcaactagTAAATTCGTTCTATTGTACTCCATTTACTCGTGGCCAAATGTGATTCTCTGTTTCATTGGCGGATTTTTACTAGACAGCGTGTTCGGTATACCTCTAGGAACAATTATATACATGGGATTAACTATGGTTGGTCAGATCATTTTTGCAACTGGGGCATTAGTTAATGCATTTTGGGTGATGATGCTTGGACGCTTTGTTTTTGG CATTGGCGCAGAATCACTGGCTGTTGCTCAAAACAGTTACGCCGTTCTATGGTTCAAAGGGAAGGAGCTGAACATGGTGTTTGGTTTGCAGCTGAGTTTTGCCAGAGTCGGATCAACCGTGAACTTTTTAGTAATGGAACCAATTTACAATTACGTATCTCAGTATTACAAAGGGCCAGAATGTATTGGCATAGTTCTCTTTCTTGCTGCTCTAACCTGCGTGGGTTCTATGATCTGTGCATGCTTGTTGGGTCTTATGGATAAGCGTGCTGAAAGATTATTGAGAAGGGGAGAGGGAAAAGAACCCGAGGTCGTTAGCCTAACAGATGTTAAAGACTTTAAGCCAATATTTTGGTTGGTTGCTTTCATTTGCATTGCTTATTACGTGGCGATATTCCCGTTCATCGCCTTAGGAAA AGTATTTTTCGAACGGAAATACGAGTTCGAGCCAACGAATGCGAATACAGTTAATTCTCTCGTGTATTCTATATCTGCTATTGCGTCTCCTATCTTGGGCTATCTCGTTGATAGAACTGGGAAGAACGTTTCTTGGGTGTTCATCAGTATTCTTGCAACTATAGTCGCTCACGGATTGCTCGCATTCACTTATGTGAACCCTTACGTGTGTATGATTCTTATGGGGTTGGCATACTCTATGCTTGCTAGTAGTTTATGGCCTTTGATTGCTCTTGTTACACCAGAATATCAGCTTGGTACTGCTTATGGAAT TGCACAGGCTGTACAAAATCTAGGTTTAGCCATAGTTTCGATTGTAACCGGTATTATTGTTGACAAGGGTGGATACTTTATGCTTGAGATGTTTTTCTTGGGTTGGCTATGGA TTTCCTTGATAACCTCTGTTGCAATTTGGGTGTCGGATATAACGACTACTGGTGGTTATTTGAATATGACACCAGGTCAGAGAGAAAAGTATGAACAAACTCGTCCAACACCAGAACGTCTCGAAAGGGAGAAATTATTGGCTCCAGAATCTACTTCCGATTTATCGACCGACGATCTCTTACAAACACAATCCGATATTAACATCAGAAATCGTTATTTATATCGAATTGGAGGAATG GTACCACCTAACACAAAGGCACCAATTCATCGGCCTTTACGATGA